In Scleropages formosus chromosome 18, fSclFor1.1, whole genome shotgun sequence, one DNA window encodes the following:
- the LOC108940702 gene encoding zinc fingers and homeoboxes protein 2-like, giving the protein MASRRKSSTPCMIRASDVTEQDDSDEMEVPVNSAAENSSPDLSNWSLDKDSLSSTGEVRGAPEQAKSTAEPQPQRKQQGGYECKYCPFSTQNLNEFKEHVDSSHPNVILNPLYLCAVCNFNTKKFDTLTEHNEKCHPGESNFKFKRIKVNSQTILEQTIEGTNSSLTYAAPQGAEDFATFPLNRSVNEKIGKPKTENKRFFRKGEELESKLDGVSLEPPKKPITALNVNGTVIIPEAALKEGLSHITPSLQRPPNFNLVPKIAVPLNTTKYNPSLDGNMTLITSFNKFPYPTQAELSWLTAASKHPEEQIKVWFTTQRLKQGISWSPEEVEEARKKMFNGTIQPVQQTFTVVPAQLTQPSKAAQPLLQTVPCQLLGQSSLVLTPVANGSTVTCAPIALTVANQVVQTFKRPLPASTATPEAKRPTIIQSVPAPLKPPSPTGNFISDQKKTRDQLTVLKASYAQSQFPDEKEVYRLIESTGLSRGEIKKWFSDQRSRNQRGPLHLNNDVSPKDVLPKSVPTQFPLLERVKGKSSEQLKMLEESFQKTSFPTQAEVDHLVNDTRLSKKEIDSWFSERRALRDNLEQALLNSMGSKKVEVEEQKQQLQRGTRNGVHEQDAPPKSSPIAIVAPCPSPINGKTLGLLRDVFTKTQWPSPEEYSQLESQTGLSRTDIVRWFKDSRSALKSGTLDWMEQFQKLSGQCRTDQSLLPSSESILQKCFQEGKMLRGDDVKRTSERSKISTQEITDWFPSKLGQGTDKSGVQHRQAREVQESWVTVTMGLDGSTDLREKVLASDPDVVIGDSTGRLTG; this is encoded by the coding sequence ATGGCAAGTCGAAGGAAGTCGAGTACTCCTTGCATGATCCGAGCCAGCGATGTGACAGAACAGGACGACTCTGATGAAATGGAGGTGCCCGTCAACAGCGCTGCAGAGAACAGCTCGCCCGATCTGTCCAACTGGTCTTTGGACAAGGACTCCTTGAGTTCAACGGGGGAGGTGAGGGGGGCACCCGAGCAGGCAAAGTCCACAGCAGAGCCTCAACCTCAGCGAAAACAGCAAGGTGGCTACGAGTGCAAGTACTGTCCATTCTCCACGCAGAACCTGAACGAGTTCAAGGAGCACGTCGATTCCAGCCACCCCAACGTGATTCTGAATCCCCTCTACCTGTGCGCTGTGTGCAACTTCAACACAAAGAAGTTTGACACTCTAACGGAACACAACGAGAAGTGCCATCCGGGGGAGAGCAACTTCAAGTTCAAACGGATCAAAGTCAATAGCCAGACAATCTTGGAGCAGACAATTGAAGGTACCAACAGTTCCCTCACTTATGCTGCCCCTCAAGGTGCGGAGGACTTTGCTACTTTTCCTTTGAATCGATCAGTCAACGAGAAGATCGGCAAGCCAAAAACGGAGAATAAGCGTTTTTTCCGCAAAGGAGAGGAGCTGGAAAGTAAACTGGACGGGGTTTCCCTGGAGCCGCCCAAGAAGCCAATTACAGCGCTAAATGTGAACGGGACGGTGATTATCCCAGAAGCCGCTCTTAAAGAAGGACTTTCTCACATAACGCCCTCCCTCCAGCGCCCGCCCAACTTCAACCTGGTACCAAAAATTGCCGTCCCTCTGAACACCACCAAATACAATCCCTCACTGGATGGAAACATGACGCTGATCACCTCGTTCAACAAGTTCCCCTACCCAACTCAAGCTGAGCTGTCCTGGCTGACAGCAGCGTCCAAGCACCCTGAAGAGCAGATAAAGGTGTGGTTTACTACCCAGCGGCTAAAGCAAGGCATCAGTTGGTCCCCAGAGGAGGTAGAGGAGGCCCGTAAAAAGATGTTCAACGGAACCATCCAGCCAGTGcagcaaacatttacagttgTGCCAGCGCAACTGACCCAGCCATCCAAAGCAGCACAGCCCCTCCTTCAGACTGTTCCTTGTCAGCTCCTTGGACAGTCTAGCCTGGTGTTGACACCCGTTGCCAACGGGTCGACAGTAACGTGTGCTCCGATTGCCCTCACAGTCGCCAATCAGGTGGTGCAAACTTTCAAGCGGCCCTTGCCTGCTTCCACGGCGACCCCCGAGGCAAAGAGGCCAACTATTATCCAGTCAGTTCCGGCTCCCCTGAAACCACCTTCCCCTACTGGCAATTTTATTTCAGatcaaaagaaaacaagagaTCAGCTCACGGTGTTGAAGGCCAGCTATGCTCAGAGCCAGTTTCCCGACGAGAAGGAGGTATACCGTCTCATAGAATCTACCGGGCTTTCCCGGGGCGAGATCAAAAAGTGGTTCAGTGACCAGCGTTCTCGTAACCAGAGGGGCCCTCTGCACTTGAACAATGATGTCTCACCGAAAGACGTGCTTCCAAAGTCAGTTCCCACTCAGTTCCCTCTCTTGGAGAGGGTCAAAGGCAAATCTTCGGAACAGCTAAAAATGTTGGAGGAAAGTTTCCAGAAGACCAGCTTCCCAACGCAGGCTGAAGTTGACCACCTGGTGAACGATACGAGGCTGTCCAAAAAGGAAATCGACAGCTGGTTTTCGGAGCGGCGAGCCTTGCGGGACAATTTGGAGCAAGCATTGCTGAATTCCATGGGCTCGAAAAAGGTGGAGGTTGaggagcagaagcagcagctacAGAGGGGCACGCGCAACGGCGTGCATGAACAAGATGCTCCTCCAAAGTCCTCTCCCATCGCCATCGTCGCCCCTTGCCCTTCTCCTATTAACGGAAAGACGCTAGGGCTCCTCCGAGATGTCTTCACTAAGACCCAGTGGCCATCGCCGGAGGAGTACAGTCAACTGGAGTCCCAGACAGGCCTGTCTCGCACCGACATTGTCCGCTGGTTCAAGGACAGCCGGTCAGCCCTCAAGAGCGGAACCTTGGACTGGATGGAGCAGTTCCAGAAGCTTAGCGGCCAGTGTCGAACGGACCAGAGTTTGCTGCCGAGTTCAGAGAGCATCCTGCAGAAGTGCTTCCAGGAGGGGAAGATGCTTCGCGGGGACGACGTAAAGAGGACATCGGAACGGTCGAAGATCAGCACCCAGGAGATCACAGACTGGTTCCCCAGCAAGTTGGGACAGGGCACTGACAAGAGCGGAGTCCAGCACAGACAAGCGAGGGAGGTTCAGGAAAGCTGGGTCACGGTGACAATGGGGCTGGATGGGAGCACGGACTTGAGGGAAAAGGTGTTGGCTTCAGACCCTGATGTGGTGATCGGGGACAGCACTGGAAGGCTCACAGGATAA